AGCTTAAAAAAAACTCCCTTCTTGCTCCGGAACCCATTACTACTATGCTTTGAAACTCCTCTTCAGTTACAAGTACGTTAAATTCTTTCAGCAGTCCTCTGTGTTTGGGTATAACTACATTTTTAAAGAACCTGTAGCTGGATTTATCATGAATAACTTCATAATAAAATCTGGCGTTTTTTTCATTTTCAAGTATAATTCTGTAAAAAATTCTTGATATCAGCATATGTTTAAGGAAACTTTGAGAAGGAGGGACGGTGAAGCTTCTTTCAATAAGCTTGGATATTTCAGAATAATATTGGGTGAATATTTCGCTGATTAAATTATCCTTTGTCTTGTAATGATAGGTAAAGACCCCCATCGGAATATTGATTTCCTTAAAAATGTTGGCAATTGTGGTTTTAAAATAACCTTCTTCAAAAAACTGAAGCTTTGCTGCAGCCATTATAACTTCCTTGGTGTTGTAGTTTGTATTTACTGAACCATTAGCATCTTCCTTGTTTTTCATAAATTACCTCGCATCATTCACAGTATTTACAGGTTACACATTTAAAACGCATTTATATAAATAATAACAATACTTTTAACAATATGCAAATTTTTAAAAAATGCTAAAAATATTAGTATATATTGACAAAAATGCGGAGAAATTTTATAATAATAATAAAAATATGCAAATTTATCACGAAATAGCACTATATATAGAAAAAAACATAACAACATATACATTTCATATTTTCAGCAAGCATATTTTCAATTCTTAAATTTTAGTATCTATGTTCTTAAAATTAAGCCTATATATTTATCCCTATTTTTATATTCAGACTTTTTCCTTAAAACCTGAAACTTATTGAATTAACTTCGGTGTACCGAATTTATATTATATAGCATTATGCAGTCATTATAAAAATAAGTAAGGAAGTTTGCGCCGAAGATGAAAGGGGGATAGTTTTTATTCCTGAATTATTATAAAAAATTGGAGGAAGAAATTATGGTAGATTTAAAAGCATTGACAGAATCTGTTGGGGAATTGGATGAAGAAAAAGTCCTTGAAGTATTAGACAGCTTCGTGGCAACAAATCCTTCAGAAGAAGACGCACAGCAAGTTGTGGCAGCCTGCCAGAGCGGCATGGCAATAGTGGGCGACCTTTATGAGAAAGGTGAGTATTTCGTAGGAGACTTAATATTTGCAGGAGAACTTCTTACAAACGCCATCAATACCTTAAAACCGGTATTGGGAAGTACAAACACCGCAAGCGCAGGCTCAGTTGTCTTAGGAACTGTTGCCGGAGACTTGCATGACATCGGAAAGAACATATTCAAAAGCATGTGTGAAGCAGCAGGTTTTACAGTTTACGATTTAGGAATAGACCAGCCGGCTGAAGCCTTTATTGACAAGATTAAAGAAGTTAAGCCAAATATTATCGGCATGAGCGGAGTATTGACCCTTGCACTTGAAGCAATGAAAGATACCGTCGATGCCATTAAAGAAGCAGGACTAAGGGATAGCGTAAAAATCATAATAGGCGGAAATCCCGTTACAAAGGAAGCTTGTGCTCAAATTGGCGCAGATGCTTTCACGACTAACGCGGCAGAAGGCGTTAAAATATGTCAGGGGTGGGTGAAATAAATGAGCGATGCAGTTTCCTTATCAAATGAAAGAACCCAGATGTATAAGGATTTATACAGAGGCAATGTCCCCACAAGGATTCCGGTAAGCAGTGCATTTACCTTGGATGCAATGATACTTTATGCAGGAATGGATATTGCGGAAATTTATTGGGATATGACCAAAGCTGAGGCAGTTTTTGACAAGGTGTGCCAGGACTTTTTCTCAGACAGTATGCCGGGAGGTACAAGAAGGTATCCTTCTTTTTATCAGTTATTGGGGTCCAAGCCCTTTATTATGGGTTCTACCGGTACCATGCAGCACCCTAATGTCATGGGAATGGGACCGGAAGAATATGACGAATTTATTGCTTCACCATATGATTGTATTATAGAAAAAATTTTACCCCGTCTTTATACCGAGCTTGATTCCGATCCTTTTTCAAGAGCACTTGCTTTAGCCAAAGCAGCAAGGGCACATGGAGAAGAAATGGCTACAACAGGAATGATAGCAGGAAAAATGAGAGCTAAATACGGTTTTGCTGCCATACCCGGCAATGCAACGACTGCTCCCTATGATTTCATGGCAGACTTTTTCAGAAGTTTTACCGGCATTTCAAAAGACATCAGAAGAATCCCCGATAAAGTAGTTGAGGCTTGTGATGCAATTACCCCAATTCTTATCAAAAAAGGCAAAATTCCTGTCAAATCAGAATATGGAGTAACTGTTATTCCCCTTCACATGGCTCCTTATATGAGGACCCAAGATTTTGAAAAATTCTGGTGGCCTTCATTTAAGAAACAGGTGGACACGCTGTCTGAAATGGGAATTAACGTATCCTTATTTGTGGAGCATGACTTCATGAGATATCTGGATCATTTATACGAGCTTCCCGAAAATACAATTATGCGATTTGAATACGGCGATCCAAAGCTCGTAAAAGAAAAACTGGGCAAAAAGCACATCATATCCGGATTCTATCCATTAATGCTGCTTCATACAGGAACAAAAGAACAGTGCATTGACAAGGCTAAGGAGCTGTTGGATATTTTAGCTCCCGGCGGACATTTTATGTTTGATTTTGATAAAAACGCCTTTGATTTAAGCGGAAACATAGTCGAAAACCTCAAAGCCGTTCAGGAGTATGTATATTTAAACGGCAGGTATTCAGAAGCTGAGCGTGCCGGAAATACAGAGCCTAAGCCGCGTGTAAACAGGACAGATGAGATTATAGCTGAGATTGATGCCAATATGAATTCAAAATATTTCTCCACCTGGTCTCAATATAAAGAAAAGCACACCGAGCTATTTGAACGTCTTCATAGTGTAGCAGCACCAAAAATTGAAAAGTTTGAGGATGTAATGTTCAACTTCATAATCAATTTGTGCTCATAAGACATATAAAAGATTACTTATTTATTAAGGTCAAAACCAAAAAAAATTATCGGAGGAGAGTAAAATGTCTGAAAAACTGAGCAATAAAATAGTTTTTGCCTATGGATTCGGAGAATTTGCCCTTGGTTTTTTAACAACCATGGGGGTACAGTACATCTCTTTCTTTTTAACTGATGCAGCCTTAATAGCCCCGGCAGTAGTTGCCACTATATTGCTTATAGGCAGGATAGCCGATACAGTGGATGTGCCTATTATAGGAATAATAGTTGAAAAAAGCAACCTCCCTTGGGGAAAATACAGGTCATGGTTATTTCTAGCAGCGCCTTTAATAGTTATCTTCAATATGCTTATGTTTACTAATTTTAATGTAAGCACACCTGTCAAAATATTTTACTTAAGCGCAGCCTACATTCTTGGATATGTATTCGTTAATTTCTGTTCAACAGGACGTTTCGCTCTTTTGCCCACATTCACCAGTGACCAGAATGAAAGAGCAAAGCTTGCATCCGCCAGGGGGCAGGGTGGCTCCTTAGGACAGATAGTAAGAGGCCTTATAACAGTTCCACTTATAGGGCTTTTAGGCGGAGGCAATGACGCTAAAGGGTATTTTTATACAGTCACAGTGTACGGAATCATAGTTATAATAGGTATGTACTGGCTGGCTTCATTGGCAAAGGATTATGACAAGCCGGGGGCTCAAAAAGCTTCTTCCCAGAGGGTTACATTAAAGGATATGCTTACCCAGGTTGCGACAAACAAACCCCTCTTAATACTCATGATTTCAAATACCGTTATATTGACTGCAACAAACATATTAACTGGATTTAACATGTATTATTTCAGATATGTTGTAGGAAGCCTTCTTATGATGTCCATATATTTCCCCATAAGCTTTGGCGGAGGGTTCTTAGGAAATGCTGCTGCACAATTTCTGGCTAAAAGATTTGATAAAAAGGCTACATATAATATAGGCATAGGATTCTGGTTTTTAGGCATGCTTTTAGTGTACTTGCTTGCAGGAAGCAATGCTTATTTGTTTATTGCCTTTGTCACCGTTGCACAGTTTGGTTTTGGTATAAGCAATGCAGTTGTTCCGGCTTTCTTCTCAGACACAGCGGATTACGGCGAATGGAAGACAGGCAAAAGCTCAAGAGCCGTTAATATGGGCCTTGTTATTTTCCCCATTAAATTAGGGGTGCTTATCGGAGGTTCCATAGCGGCATTTGCTCTTGCCTATATAGGCTTTGTTGCAAATACTCAGGATCCTGTAATCATAAATGGAATAAGGACTATGGCAGCAGTGCTCCCTATGGTTGTCAGCATATTGGCTGCGGTAATTATGTATTTTTATCCTTTGAATAGAGAAAAGATGGAATCAATTCAGCAGGAGTTGAAAAACAGGAAAGGTGTAGCTTAGTGTAAATTTTCAATGTAATTTATTCCATGGCTTATATTGCCGGAAGCTAAGATTATCACTTGCTTAAAGAAATGAAGAGGCGGCGGAGGTATAATTTACAGTCTTCCGCCTTTTTATTCTTTATATGTAAGTTAATGTAACCAATGAAAAAAATCATATATATAAAATGTATTTCATACATGTTATACTGGAGACGAAAGAAAAGTTATTATTTTATAGATTGCCAGTGAGGATTGGAGGTAATGTTATGAAGACAATTGCTGTTGCTTGCAAAACCTTGAAAAGTGAAATAATACACGTAATAGAAGAAATGAATATAGATTTTCCTGTCATATGGATAAAATCAGGGCTTCATAACACTCCTGAAAAGTTAAGCCATGCGCTGCAGGATACATTGGACACAATTGATAATGTAGATAACATTCTCATGCTTTACGGAAATTGCGGAAATTCATTAATAGGGCTTCATCATGATAAAGCCAGAATAATAATACCCAACGTTTCCGATTGCATATCCCTGTTTTTAGGCGGGGATAAAATAAAAAAGCAATGGGATGAAAAAGCGGTTTCCTATTATCTCACAAAGGGTTACCTTGAAAGTGAATCAAATATATGGACAGACTATACTTATTGCTTGAATAAGTATGGAGAAAAAAGAGCCAAAAGAGTAATGGAAGCAATGCTTAAAAGCTATGAGAAGCTGAGGATAATAGAAACGGGAGCATATGAACTTCAGGAGATACTTGAATCAACAAAGCAGATAGCATCAACCCTTGATTTAGAGCACGAAGTTATAAAGGGCTCCATAAATATACTGTATAAGGCCTTGAAGGAAGAGTGGGACGACGACTTTATAATAGTTGATCCGGGTGTACAGATTGACTATAAGCATTTCGGGGTAATGCAGGCATAATGCTTTAAAATTATAAGGGATAAACACTGTATCTTTATTATTGATACAGTGTTTTTTATTGAATACATTTATATGTTTGTGGAAAAGAATTTATCAATGGGGACACTTTTTAAACTCCCTCAGATTCATTCTTTAAAGAGGGAAATTGCCCTACTGCATTAGTGCTCCCTTAACATTAAAGGAGGATAAATTATGCTCTTCAATAAAAATATACTGGTTATGGATATAGGCAGCCGGTATGTAAAAGTAGTGCAGGGTAAAAGGTATAAAAACGGAGTAAGGATAACAGGCCACGGAATATGCGATGTAAAAGAAGGTTCTGAAGATATCGCGGAAGAAGCGGATGTAGTTGAAAAAATACATAAACTTTTAATGCAAAAGAAGCTCAAAGCTAAAAATGTATCTATGGGGATTAAAGGAAGGGATTTGATAATACGCCGTCTGAGTTTGCCCGACATGAAGCATAAGGAGCTTCAGCAGGCTGTATACTATGAAATAACAGAGTACCTTCCTATCGATTATAATGAATATGTGATAAACTCAAAGAAGCTTGATGTTATAAATAAGGATGGTGAAGCAAGAGCAGAGGTTTTGCTTGCTGCCGCACCTAAATCAAAGATAGATAAATATACGGATATATTAGGGAGATTAAAGCTTAAAGCGAGGGTAATAGACGTATTTTCCAACAGCATGTCAAATCTCTTTCAGAACCTGCCGCAAGAGGATGAAAACTCTGATGAGTGTATAGGCATACTTGATATAGGATATATATCAGCAACATTTGCATTGATGGAAAAGGGAAACTTATATCTCGAAAGAGAAATAAGTTTTGGGACTAAAGTGATTGATGAAAGTATATATAATACAAAGAATAAAACAAGAGATGCCATTGATGAAATCTTAGAGCATATAACCAAAATCATGGATTATTACATTCTGTCGGGTTCCGGAAAAAGACTGAAACTTATTTATATACATGGCGGCGGAGCAAAATTAAAAGATATCGAAAACTATATAAAGGCGTGCCTTAATGTAGAAACAAGGTTCTTCGGTCATGAGTTTCTCAATAATATATACGGCCTTGACAAGGAATTGATGGACAATATCCACCTGTATATTAATTGTCTGGGCCTTCTTTTAAGAGAAGCCAAATAAATTAGTTGCCCTTCATTTTTATTCTAAAGAGTGTAGATACAACAAAGGAACTATGCCGGAACACGACGGACTTCATATAATAAATTATAATTTAATTAAGAATTATTTACTTATTATAATTTATTTGCAATATGTTCATATTTTGTTGAAAAATGAAAAATGTTGTAATACAATTAAAACAGGAAATTATTGTAGTAACCTTATAAAAATTGAGAATTATTTATATATATTAGAAGCAGTATAATAAGTTATAAAATTTAATACTTCGAAGCTTGGAATTCCCCATGCTTGTAATATTTGGCATGGGGATTATAGCATACTAAAGTATATGCACACTAAAGTGTGAGCATGCTTAAGCATGAGAGGTGTAATAAATGGAACAGGATGTAAATGAAGTAAAAGAGGAAAATAATAGGTCCTATTGGTATAATTTTTCCGGAGAAAAACTTCCTGGCAGTAAAGAATTTAACCCGGGATATATTTCGGTTCGCATAACGTTAGTTTATATGTTTTTAGGAGCCTTGTGGATTTTATTATCGGACAAGGTGTTGGAAATGATAATTTCAGACAAGCAGGCATTGATACGTATAAGCATGTTAAAAGGATGGATATATGTAGTTGTCACCGGGATTTTGATTTTTGCCCTTATATATCCTGCTTTAAAAAAGATTAAAGCAAACGAAGAGAAGATAATCGAAAGCTACCAGGAATTAACTTCTACCTATGAAGAATTGGAAGCAGCCCATGAAGAAATTGCAGCATCTGAAGAAGAACTTCGCAGTCAATTTGATTCACTTATGGACAGTGAAAAGAAGCTCACAGAGAGTGAAGACAAGCTTCATCACATGGCTTATCATGACATATTGACCGGCCTTCCCAACCGCTGGGCACTGGATGAGAATTTTGGGAGAATCTTTGCCAACAGCGTTTTCGTAAGCGGAGCCCTTTTTTTCATAGACCTTGATAATTTTAAATTTATAAATGACTCAATGGGCCACTCTTTTGGAGATGAATTGATTAAATCCACCGGAGAGAGATTGAAAGAGCTGCTGCTTGATAAAGGAACTGTTTACAGGCTGGGTGGAGACGAATTCATTGTTGTTTTGGAGAACATTGAAAAGCAGGAAGATGCTGAGAGATTTGCCGCTCAAATTCTAATGGGATTTAAGAAGCCTTTCAAAGTAGGTGAAAAAGAACTTCATGTAAATATAAGCATTGGAGTTTCATTGTATCCTTATCATGGAATGGACAGCAATGAGCTGTTAAGATGTGCTGATATTGCAATGTACAAAGCCAAAGAATCCGGCAGAAGCCGCTATGTGGTCTATACCCAGCCTATGAATGAAATGGTTGCAGAAAGGGCTTTGATTGAAAAGAATTTGCGTACAGCCCTTGAGAATGATGAATTTGAACTCTATTATCAGCCACAGCTGGAAATAAAAAAAGGAGCAATTACAGGCTTAGAAGCATTGTTAAGGTGGAAAAGCAAGGAATTGGGGTATGTTTCTCCTTTAAAATTTATAAAAATTGCAGAAGACACTCAATTAATCATGCCCATTGGTGAATGGGTTTTAAATAAAGCCTGTTTATTTTTAAAAAAGCTTCATGACCAGGGAGAAGATGATATTAATATTGCAGTAAACATTTCAATGCTGCAGCTTCTGCAGGATGACTTTGCTGATGTGGTGCTTAAAATTACAGAGTCTCATGGCCTTAATCCTGAATTTTTGGAGCTCGAAGTTACTGAATCGGTCTTGATGGAGTCTTATTCTGCAATAGAAGGAAAACTTAAGCTTTTATGCAGCAAAGGAGTAAAAATAGCTCTTGATGATTTTGGTAAAGGTTATTCCTCCTTGAGCTACTTAAAGCTTTTGCCTATCAGTACATTAAAAATAGACAAATCCTTTATAGACAGCATCTCCACGGAAAGCGAGGACAAGGCTTTGACAGGACAGATAGTCATGATGGGCCGGACCATGGGCTTAAATGTAGTTGCGGAAGGCGTGGAAACTTTAGAACAGCTGGAATATCTGAACAAATATAAATGTCATAAAATACAAGGGAATTATTTCAGCAAACCCTTGCCGGAAAAAGACGCAGAAATGCTGATAATAAGAGGCGACGTTGCTCGCTGATAAAGGATGAGATTATGAGTGAGTTGGAAAGTTTATTAGACAAGCTTCATATTTTTGAAAAAATGTATAATGCCATGCGGATTGTTGACCCTGTCAGAAAAACTGTGCTGGAGCTTAAAAATGGCGATTTAAGCTACGGAGAGCATCCCTGCTTTGACATATGGATGAAAAATGCTATCTGTGACAATTGCATTTCCATGAGGGCATTTATTGAAAATGATACGGTTTTTAAAATAGAAAGCATGGGGGATAAAATATATATGGTCACTGCGGTGCCTGTGAATGTCATGGCAAGAAAACTGATAGTTGAGCTTTTGAAAGAAACCACCCAAAACCTGGTGTTTGGTGATGCTCAGCACGGCCAGGATGTGAGGATTTTTACCATGATTGAGCATATGAATAGGGTAGCTGTAAAGGACGCACTGACAGAGGTATTCAACAGAAGGTATATAAATGAAAGGCTGCCTGTAGACCTTTTAAATGCATACGCCAAGGATGAGCCTTTGTCTATAATATTTGCCGATTTGGACTTTTTTAAAAAAGTCAATGATACTTACGGGCACATGGCAGGTGATGCAGTGCTTAAAGAATTTGCTGGTTTACTGGATCAGCATATAAGTAAAGACAAAGATTGGGTGGCAAGGTACGGCGGCGAGGAGTTTATGCTCTGCCTTACAAATACCCATAAAAGTGCTGCAGTTGAAGTGGCGGAGAGAATACGCAAAAGCATGGAGAATAAGGTATTTACAGTAGGTTCAAATTCTATTAGCATTACCTGCAGTTTTGGAGTCCATACAATAGATGAAAACAGCCGGGATGCTACTGCAGATGAAGTTATTGAACTGGTTGACAAAAAGTTGTATGAGGCAAAACGCCTGGGAAGGAACAGAGTAGTTTATTAATAAAATGCTTTATTATACAAATGATAATGACGTGAAATGAGGAAAATAACATGAAAGTAGAAAATATCAATCCATTTATACAGGCTTCAGTTTCGATCTTGAAGGCTTTGTGCAATGTTGATGTTTCATTGGGGAAGGTATATGTAAAGAATCATCCATATCAGGCGGAACAGATAAATATTATCGTAGGTGTCGTAGGAGATATAAAAGGGCAGGTATGCTTTGAATTATCTAAAGATACGGCGAAGAACATAGCTTCAGCCATGATGGGCGGCATGATGATTGCCGAGCTTGATGAAATAAGCAAAAGCGCCATTTCGGAAATGGGAAATATGATTATGGGAAATGCCTGCAGTGTTTTCGGGGATAAATCCGTACATATCGATATTACCCCGCCCTACCTTATGACTGGTGAAAATATAGAAATTTCCAACAAGCTGCCCACGGTTGCCATACCATTGACCTTGGAAGCCTCTGGTACAATGACTATAAATGTTACCATGGGGTGATGATTGGTTTTTATTGTTACAGTTTTTTTTCATAAGTGCCGCAATTTTGTCACA
This is a stretch of genomic DNA from Oxobacter pfennigii. It encodes these proteins:
- a CDS encoding TetR/AcrR family transcriptional regulator, which produces MKNKEDANGSVNTNYNTKEVIMAAAKLQFFEEGYFKTTIANIFKEINIPMGVFTYHYKTKDNLISEIFTQYYSEISKLIERSFTVPPSQSFLKHMLISRIFYRIILENEKNARFYYEVIHDKSSYRFFKNVVIPKHRGLLKEFNVLVTEEEFQSIVVMGSGARREFFLSYFENNIKMSVNQVVNLLESIVPRMLKIDQNLIDSILLKSIDLADSLDYSEIKFLV
- a CDS encoding MFS transporter translates to MSEKLSNKIVFAYGFGEFALGFLTTMGVQYISFFLTDAALIAPAVVATILLIGRIADTVDVPIIGIIVEKSNLPWGKYRSWLFLAAPLIVIFNMLMFTNFNVSTPVKIFYLSAAYILGYVFVNFCSTGRFALLPTFTSDQNERAKLASARGQGGSLGQIVRGLITVPLIGLLGGGNDAKGYFYTVTVYGIIVIIGMYWLASLAKDYDKPGAQKASSQRVTLKDMLTQVATNKPLLILMISNTVILTATNILTGFNMYYFRYVVGSLLMMSIYFPISFGGGFLGNAAAQFLAKRFDKKATYNIGIGFWFLGMLLVYLLAGSNAYLFIAFVTVAQFGFGISNAVVPAFFSDTADYGEWKTGKSSRAVNMGLVIFPIKLGVLIGGSIAAFALAYIGFVANTQDPVIINGIRTMAAVLPMVVSILAAVIMYFYPLNREKMESIQQELKNRKGVA
- a CDS encoding GGDEF domain-containing protein; this encodes MSELESLLDKLHIFEKMYNAMRIVDPVRKTVLELKNGDLSYGEHPCFDIWMKNAICDNCISMRAFIENDTVFKIESMGDKIYMVTAVPVNVMARKLIVELLKETTQNLVFGDAQHGQDVRIFTMIEHMNRVAVKDALTEVFNRRYINERLPVDLLNAYAKDEPLSIIFADLDFFKKVNDTYGHMAGDAVLKEFAGLLDQHISKDKDWVARYGGEEFMLCLTNTHKSAAVEVAERIRKSMENKVFTVGSNSISITCSFGVHTIDENSRDATADEVIELVDKKLYEAKRLGRNRVVY
- a CDS encoding putative bifunctional diguanylate cyclase/phosphodiesterase, producing MEQDVNEVKEENNRSYWYNFSGEKLPGSKEFNPGYISVRITLVYMFLGALWILLSDKVLEMIISDKQALIRISMLKGWIYVVVTGILIFALIYPALKKIKANEEKIIESYQELTSTYEELEAAHEEIAASEEELRSQFDSLMDSEKKLTESEDKLHHMAYHDILTGLPNRWALDENFGRIFANSVFVSGALFFIDLDNFKFINDSMGHSFGDELIKSTGERLKELLLDKGTVYRLGGDEFIVVLENIEKQEDAERFAAQILMGFKKPFKVGEKELHVNISIGVSLYPYHGMDSNELLRCADIAMYKAKESGRSRYVVYTQPMNEMVAERALIEKNLRTALENDEFELYYQPQLEIKKGAITGLEALLRWKSKELGYVSPLKFIKIAEDTQLIMPIGEWVLNKACLFLKKLHDQGEDDINIAVNISMLQLLQDDFADVVLKITESHGLNPEFLELEVTESVLMESYSAIEGKLKLLCSKGVKIALDDFGKGYSSLSYLKLLPISTLKIDKSFIDSISTESEDKALTGQIVMMGRTMGLNVVAEGVETLEQLEYLNKYKCHKIQGNYFSKPLPEKDAEMLIIRGDVAR
- the pilM gene encoding pilus assembly protein PilM, which translates into the protein MLFNKNILVMDIGSRYVKVVQGKRYKNGVRITGHGICDVKEGSEDIAEEADVVEKIHKLLMQKKLKAKNVSMGIKGRDLIIRRLSLPDMKHKELQQAVYYEITEYLPIDYNEYVINSKKLDVINKDGEARAEVLLAAAPKSKIDKYTDILGRLKLKARVIDVFSNSMSNLFQNLPQEDENSDECIGILDIGYISATFALMEKGNLYLEREISFGTKVIDESIYNTKNKTRDAIDEILEHITKIMDYYILSGSGKRLKLIYIHGGGAKLKDIENYIKACLNVETRFFGHEFLNNIYGLDKELMDNIHLYINCLGLLLREAK
- a CDS encoding DUF1638 domain-containing protein, translating into MKTIAVACKTLKSEIIHVIEEMNIDFPVIWIKSGLHNTPEKLSHALQDTLDTIDNVDNILMLYGNCGNSLIGLHHDKARIIIPNVSDCISLFLGGDKIKKQWDEKAVSYYLTKGYLESESNIWTDYTYCLNKYGEKRAKRVMEAMLKSYEKLRIIETGAYELQEILESTKQIASTLDLEHEVIKGSINILYKALKEEWDDDFIIVDPGVQIDYKHFGVMQA
- a CDS encoding cobalamin B12-binding domain-containing protein, translated to MVDLKALTESVGELDEEKVLEVLDSFVATNPSEEDAQQVVAACQSGMAIVGDLYEKGEYFVGDLIFAGELLTNAINTLKPVLGSTNTASAGSVVLGTVAGDLHDIGKNIFKSMCEAAGFTVYDLGIDQPAEAFIDKIKEVKPNIIGMSGVLTLALEAMKDTVDAIKEAGLRDSVKIIIGGNPVTKEACAQIGADAFTTNAAEGVKICQGWVK
- a CDS encoding uroporphyrinogen decarboxylase family protein, whose amino-acid sequence is MSDAVSLSNERTQMYKDLYRGNVPTRIPVSSAFTLDAMILYAGMDIAEIYWDMTKAEAVFDKVCQDFFSDSMPGGTRRYPSFYQLLGSKPFIMGSTGTMQHPNVMGMGPEEYDEFIASPYDCIIEKILPRLYTELDSDPFSRALALAKAARAHGEEMATTGMIAGKMRAKYGFAAIPGNATTAPYDFMADFFRSFTGISKDIRRIPDKVVEACDAITPILIKKGKIPVKSEYGVTVIPLHMAPYMRTQDFEKFWWPSFKKQVDTLSEMGINVSLFVEHDFMRYLDHLYELPENTIMRFEYGDPKLVKEKLGKKHIISGFYPLMLLHTGTKEQCIDKAKELLDILAPGGHFMFDFDKNAFDLSGNIVENLKAVQEYVYLNGRYSEAERAGNTEPKPRVNRTDEIIAEIDANMNSKYFSTWSQYKEKHTELFERLHSVAAPKIEKFEDVMFNFIINLCS
- a CDS encoding chemotaxis protein CheX, with amino-acid sequence MKVENINPFIQASVSILKALCNVDVSLGKVYVKNHPYQAEQINIIVGVVGDIKGQVCFELSKDTAKNIASAMMGGMMIAELDEISKSAISEMGNMIMGNACSVFGDKSVHIDITPPYLMTGENIEISNKLPTVAIPLTLEASGTMTINVTMG